gattgatcgtcacTGTCCAAGGACATAGGTAATtttataccgaacctcgttaattttttgtcttgttctttttactgttttattattagtttttgtattactttagtttcttatatattcaatagcaatagttgtagtattggtgtttgccACAAGTGAGGTGCCCGACACAACAGTGCAAGGAAACAAAATGCATCTGAAACTGTGCAgaaataatcattttttttagCGGGATATCACAAATATCATGACTGGACAGTTTCACAAAACACTAAGCATTAAACATAGATATTTCTTGATAAGCTTTACCTCATAAACATGGAAACATTTCGAAAGAGAGAGGCATGTAGTCCTGGAGTCTTCCTTGCAACAGGAGCATTCAAAATATGTAATTTTGCCGATAGAAGTTGTCGTTCACGTATAGATGACCAACGCCGTTTCTGAAGCCAATAGAAGAATGAGGTaagattttagtatttatttttttcttttgctggacAAAGTTTTAGAATTGTTAGCTCGTTCCCCAATGCACAAATTGAAACCTCTGAATCTGATGCATACCACTGAAGCAGAAGCAATAAGACCGTTGAGCAATAATGAGTACATCTGGGATATCGATGTCGGTTTCTTCCTCCCCCTCCTCCTTGTAGAATTGATTAATTTTCTTGAATTGTTGTTCAAGGGGATAGAAACAGTCTTCAATGGCTCAGAATTCTTATCCTTGAGTTGTGTTTGCCCAGGTTGTTCAGAATTACTCACCAAAGATATGTTCACAGCAACATATAAAACAGAAGTTTTTGAATCTGCATCTACGTCCATGCCACTTAAAGGAACATTTGGTGACACAAATGACAAGGATGCAGAACTGGTTCCATTTTGAACTTTCCCCACCACAGAACTGGTGCTTAAATTTCCATCATATTCCAGCACAGAATTGTTGCCCAACGCTTTAACCTTCGCAGCCctctctattgtagaaatattgtCTGTAGACTCTGCCCCCTCAATCATTCTTGTCGAATTCTTCTTTGGTGCTACATCACTCCCAAATTTGAAATTGTGCAAGTTCCTCTTCTCATGTACTGCAAAGGAACTATTGACAGCTCCATCATTATATGATGCAAGATCATAAACCCCATCTACTCCTTTTGTTGTATCCTCATAGCCATATTCTTCccccaaataaaaaatattagtattattGGCCACAACAGTCGCTACATGCGAATCAGTTGATTTTGAGTTACTCATGTGGGTGTCATTTCCAGTTGACGCTAATATCAAAATCTTACCAGCAGGTACCGGAGACAAAATGTAGTTTGCAGAGGGAAGTTCAAAATACTGAAACACAACTACAGTAGAAACTATTGTGCCCAGGATCAACAGCAGTCTTCTGGCATCAACTTGACATAACCTCTGGAACGCAAAATCCATATCTCAATACAAGAGCTGATCATTTATATTGATTACGTTCTGATTTTTGAGGGAAGTTATAACACAATGGTTTCCCTGTGTCCTGAAAAGGCAGTTTAGGAGAAAAATGATGAAGTTGCCCAATTCAAAACAAAGAATCATAGATTTCCTAATTGCACACCCTAAACTTAGGTATACAAAAAAAATAGACTACAGACATCTGTTTTGCTAAAAATAGCAAAACAGATGAGCAAGAACAACGAACAATTTGCTGAGTGTAAAATTCTCCATCTGATTGCccataataaaaggaaaagaaatctTAAATTCTGCACAGCTGCCACTGTAACCCAAACCTAAGTGGATCTGCAAGGACTCAGCACAGATCTTAGAACTCAAAGCTACATCATTTCAACTGAAATCAACAGTAGATTAGATTGGGAGTGAAAAGAATTGACCGAACTTTATTACTTGAGGTTAGCAGCTTCAGCTGAAAACAATCTCCAAACTCCACTTATTGAAAACAAACTAACAAAAGGAAATGCCAATTATGAAAAAAACAAATCATGGAACATATTTTCTAGTGTTTTCTCGGCGATGGCGAACTATGAACAGAGTGGGGTTtgcctttctttctttttttttagccCCTTGGGGAAATAAATAATCATAAAAGCAGAAGAAATCTAATGGGGGTACCTTCGGAGAGCATCCATGGACCACGGCAGacgagggaaaaaaaaaaaaaattcgccATTGGTAAGCTTTGAGTACTATTACTAGCTAGTTTCAGGTTCAAAAGCAGTTGAGAAGACTGAAGAGTGCGTATTTTTGGCTTCGATCAAGATGATAGTCGGCAGTCCAATTATTGCCGGCCTAGTGTCGTCGGTCGCCCTTGTTTTTCCGAAAAAGGTCATAAATACGACGCCGTTTAAGGATAGCCCCATATTACCACTGCGagactatttttatttttatttttattttttatttttctcacttGCATCAAACCTCCCATTCCCACAAGAAAAATCTCCTCTCTCCTGGTTGGGAAATCCATTGTTGAACTACACAAGAACGGAGTTTTCAAGTTACTACCTTCTCTTTCGCTGAAATATTGAAAACCCTCCTGTAAATGGCGCTGAAAATCACCATAACCATACCATTCCCTCTGTTTCTGCCACTCAAACCAACAAACTTCCCCCACCGCCGCCGCCCGCCCACCGAAATCCGGCTCTCGCGGTGGAACAACGCCAACGCCCAGAAGTTCATCCAGCGGGAACGCGCCCAAAAGGAAATCGAAGACGAAATCCGCCTCCACAAGCGCTTCGACTCTGCCCTCAAAATCGCCAACATTCCCGACGACGCCAGCCCCAGCGCCTCCGATGCCCCCGCCAGCCCCAGCGCCTCCGATGCCGCCGCCGCCGCAGCCACGACGACCCACCCTCCACAGTTCAAGTCCATTGGAACCCCTTCCTCCCCCTCCCGCCCCTCCATCCCCGGCAAATTCTCCAAGTACTCTAAACCGCCAAAACCAGACACTGTCCACCCCGCGTTTCGCCATACCGCTAGGGTTCGGAAGCTCTCAATTCCCGAAGCGATGGAGAAGGCGCAAAACTCCCAGAGCGCCATTAGCGTCGGCCAAACTGGGGTGTCCTATGTAATGCCAGGTGCCCCTTTTGAATTTCAGTACAGTTACACCGAGACCCCAAAGGTGAAGCCGCTGAAGCTGCGGGAACCGCCATATGCGCCGTTCGGGCCAAGCACAATGCCGCGGCCCTGGACAGGCCGGAGGCCACTGCCGCCGAGCAAGAAGAAGCTGAAGGAGTTTGATTCTTTTCAGCTGCCGCCCCCGCATAAGAAGGGGGTTAAGCCGGTGCAGGCGCCAGGGCCGTACTTGCCCGGGTCAGGGCCAAGGTATGTGAGGACGAGGGAAGAGATATTAGGTGAGCCATTGACCAAGGAGGAGATTAGGGAGCTGGTTTTGGGATGCATTAGATCGAAGAGGCAATTGAATATAGGTATGTATTGCAATTGATTGgttttgttttgctttttttttttttccaatgttCTGGTTAAGTGTTAATGTTAGTAACAAGGGTAGAATGTGTAGAAGCTGTTATTTAGTGATTCTGCTTGAACTTTGTCAGGTTTTTTAAAATTGCGTGGTGTTAATTAGTTTAAATTGTAGAGTACTGGTCTATTGTGATTCATTGACTTACAGTTTTCTGCATTAAGATTATCTGTTAATTGAGTTACATGATTGCTAACAATGATAGAATTTGCAGAAGCTGTAATTTACTGATTCTGCTTGCACATTGTCACATTTGATTGCTTGTTGATTGAATTGTCTGCTGAATAGTTGAAATTGAGAATATTGGTATGGTGTAGTTCATTGGTTTGGTTTGCAGCTTTTCAGATTTTAATTTGGATTAACTGTGCACTTTTTTCTTGGACCTGAAGAGGTTCTTTGGAATAAACAGGGAATGAGCTTACCttttgcattatatatatattttaataggCAGAGATGGTTTGACACACAACATGCTAGACAACATCCATGCTCATTGGAAGCGGCGGAGAGTGTGCAAGATTAAATGCAAAGGAGTCTGTACAGTTGACATGGATAATGTGCGCCAGCAATTAGAGGTTGGCCTCTCTCACAGATCTGGCATTAGGTAGTTTTAAGTAGCAGGCGAGTACTAGTAGTATTAACCCTTGACATTGCAGTACTTAGTTTGAGATTGATTATTTCAACTGAAAAACTAATGTATCGTAGCCTGTCACAATTGTTGTTGATGCATTCCCTTTTTAGTGCATTATGTTTCCTTTTTGCTGTTTCTGTTCCTCATCTCTATCACAGTTGAGAAATCGAACACATTCCATTTATTGAAGTATTCAACGGAAGTAGGATAGTATCCTATTTTGGAGAGATGGATAAGTAATGAAGAGTGTGACATGATAGTTATTTCATGTTTAATAGCTTATAGTTTTATTATTTGGCAGGAAAAAACAGGAGGGAAGATTATTTCCGGTAAAGGAGGCGTGATATTCCTTTTCCGTGGCAGAAATTACAATTATAGAAGTCGCCCACGCTTCCCTCTTATGTTGTGGAAGCCTGTGACCCCTGTATACCCAAGGCTGGTTAAAAAGGCCCCTGATGATCTTACTCTGGAGGAAGCTGCAGAAATGCGCAGAAAGGGAAGCAAACTTACCCCAATATGCAAGCTTGGTAGCCTCTATTCTCCATGCACCTCCAAGTTCATGTACATCAATAtcaattagaaaaagaaaattatccATTTCCCCTGCTAGCAAATTGATAATTGCTTGTTTTATGTGTTCAATAGGGAAAAATGGGGTATACTGTAACCTAGTGAGCACTGTTAGGGAAGCATTTGAAGAATGTGAACTGGTACGAATAAACTGCCATGGAATGAATCGCAGTGACTATCACAAAATAGGTGCAAAATTAAAGGTCTGGTAGatttatttttgcttcttgtAAGATTTAGCTTTGCTTTATTGCCATTCTTGGCTatcaatattaaaaataattgtaTTGTTTAATGGCAGGATCTTGTGCCATGTGTGCTAATCTCATTTGCATACGAGCACATACTTATGTGGAGAGGAAGAGATTGGAAGTCTTCCTTTCCAAAATCAGAAAATGGTAATAAGGAGGTTAAAGAATCTGAGATTGATTCTGTAACTTCCATTCAACTGCATCCTGAAGGCCAAGAAGGGTCGGCATCACTTGGTCCAGATACCTCAACCAACGATGTGAGCCGTGACGCAGTTTTTACAAGTGTGTCCAACACAGGCGGTGAAAATGTGGGCATAGGGGAAAGTGAGGATCTACCTTCTGAAGGAAATGGCAAGCCATTTGCAGGCACTCCCGGGGTTACATCTGTGGAGTGTACCTCCATAAGTGATACCACATCAGATGAGGCAGCTTGTAGTAATGAACCAGAAGCTAGGGAAAAATCCTCAGAAAGCAAAACCATAGAAGCCAGTCCAGGTTTTTCTGATGATAGCTCAGCAGCTATATCTGTTGGATCTGCCAGCATGATTGAAATTAACGGCAGCGCCGAAAATGCATTGGAATGCTCGCAAGATCTCAACAAGCCAACAAATTTGAGTTTGCCTTGCATGGAGGGAGTTGTGGAACTCTGGAAGCAAGCCCTTGAGACCGGGAGTGCTGTTACTTTGGATGCAGCTTGTTTGGATGCTGACATTGTTTATGAAAGGGCAGTTGTCCTTGCCAAGTCTGCTCCTCCTGGGCCAGTATTTATGCACAAACCAAAAAAGGTCGCAGTCCAAAAGCCTGAGAGGCAAGAAACTGAAGATTTGGATGTTGAAGAGGTTACAATGGTTCCAGAGAAAAGAGAAAGTGACATGAGGAgagaaagtgagaaaaaaaattctagaaaacaaaaaacaaaggaTTTTAAATATTATTCAAATGTTGTACCACAGGGGAGCCTCGGAGTAGATGAACTGGCTAAGCTATTAGCTTAATGTGCTAGCAATATTAGAAACAAATTGTTTTGTTTCTTTGTATTAAATTAGTAATTTGTActgatatatatacacacaatatTTGAAAGGTATTAATTTATTATACTAGTTTCTAGTTGTAGATACACACTATCAGTGCTTTAGATGATTAAATTTCTTAAAGAGATAATGGGAGTAGAAGAGATAATAGAATAGAAAgttatgaatattttttaaaaaaaaaataaaataaaataaaaataattctgTTGAATTACTTAAATACTTAtaatttgtaaatttgtaattTAAGAGATAATTTATACATTTAGAAAGAATTAAGAAATACAGTGGAGGTTGAAAATTAATCTCTTAATTGATAGTATAGATATCATTTTACACACAGATGCACCTCATACTAATCTTATTTTTCATTAGATGTACATTCTTCAGGCGTGCACTTGATGTGCATGATGCATTTCTCAACCAGATTGACTGACCcactaaaataaaaacaaaaacgaAAACAAAAGAGAAGCAACTGATGGATTTCCTCAACTTGATTTGGTGCCTATCTGTAATTGAAACGTATGGATGTTCCATTGACATTGGAGTTCATTGTGAGCAGGTCTATTTTAGAACTTAAAAAAATAACTCTTTAACTTTTATTACATAATTGCATtgacaaaaagaaaataattattgACAAATCCTCCCACCCCAAACTCCCTCGGCATTATATTTTCTAAACAGACCCCACCGGTTTACCCTGTTGCTGCTGCCGCAGCTCCTCTCCCCTCGCATCTCCCACTATTCTCTTCCAAAACCAGTGATTCTGCCACAGAAACACTACCTCCTCTATTGGAACCTGCTTTGTTTCAGGCAGGAGTAAGTAAATGAAGGTGCTCATGATAACAACCAATGCAGCAAACAACAAGAAAATCCCATATTTGAGGTGACACAGAGACACAAGGAAGCACTGTGCAATCAAAGCTGTGAAGAGTAGGTTGACGCAGACCACCACACTCTGGCCAGCCGATCTCGTCTCCAGGGGGAAGAGCTCACTTGGTACTAGCCACCCCAGAGGCCCCCAAGACCTTCCATAAGCCAACACAAATATGCATATCAGAAGCACGAGGAAGACACCAATTCCTTTTGGGAGGACTACTCCTTGCCCAAATTTCAGGGCCAAAGTAATGGCCACAGCCACCTGCAAGAAGCATTCAAAGCAATCAAGTAATTCTGCTAAGGTTAATGGGAAAGAGTCGAGAAAATGTTAAATAAGTGTGATTACCATGCAGCAAATCATTTCGGCACCCGCTTCCAAAAAGAAGGCTCTCCTGCCAAACTTGTCAACGAAAGCCATTGAAATGAAGGTGGCAAGAACAAGTGCTCCACTGGTCATCACGGATGAATACAGAGATGCCCCTGATCCAAAGCCCAAGCTCTGGAATATAACAGGGGCATAGAAGAGTATGGAGTTCATGCCAGTGAGCTGCTGGAAAGCTGGGATGCCCAGAGCACCTATTATCAACTGGGGGCGATTCTTCCGCTGGAGCAGGTTCTTGAATGGGTGTTTTATGGCTCGCGCAGCATTACTAGCATCAACAAGATCAGCGAATTCAGCATCGACGTTGGTAGTTCCCCGAACTCTCTCCAGTATCTTTCTTCCTTCATCCAATTTGCCTTGTTCTACCAAACTATTGGGCGTCTCTGGAAGGAAGACGCCCCCAATAAACATTAGAGTTGCAGGGACAGTGGCCAAACCAAGAGACAATCTCCATCCCCATGGATGAATCTGCTCAGTCCCATAATTTATCAAGTTCGCAATCAGGATCCCTAAGCAGGTTGTCAGCTGAAACAGTTGGTTAACAGCTCCTCGGATTTTTGCAGGTGCCATCTCAGAAAGATATAGAGGCACTGCCTGTAGCATCAAAGAAATAACAAAGCAGAAGGTTGAGAATGTAAggaatttattatatataatagcATGCGCTCGCACAGACGTGTTTTTTATGAGTTTCTTACTTGGTTGCCAAATCCAATGCCTACACCGAGCAAGATCCGACCAATGATCAGCATGGATATGTTCACAGCAGCTGCATTTAGAATTGCTCCTAAGAAGAAGCTAATTGACCCAACTAGTATGCTGGCCCTCCTGCCTTTGTTTCTGGTTACATGGGAAGCAGCATATGTTGAGACAAGACCAGCAAAGTACAGAGAGGATGTGAAAAGGGTGAGGATCTGGTTGTCATATTTACAGTAATCTGTCTCTTTGAGATGCTCTTGCTTTCTTCTGTACACTTTGGGGAAAAATTCCTTCAAGAAATCATCCATGGAAGTCACTCCACCTGCAATCAGCATCCAAGTGCCTCTTAATTCTCATTGTTTTTGGAACACTGTTGTGAATATGTAGTGTGCCTTCCCTTTCAAGAATATTCTGAGTAGTATGCAGTGCTGAGTTAATTTTTGTTTCTTCAATATGATTTTTAACAAACCCACTTTGGGTACAGTGTTATTTTCTTTTCCTGTTCAAGTTTGGAGAAATATGAAGAGAAAATtacatttctttttttctttttctttttttctgggAACACAGAGTGGGCTGAATCTAAatcttttaagaaagaaaaatgattattttattatcttATGTAACTAGTTGTTAAATCCATCTCTTCCATACACAAAAGAAGAAAATCTTAATTTAGCTTAGTTTTTTATGGGTTATATTCTCTTCCTTGCTCCCTGTTCTCATGTGCAGCCAAACAAAAAATGACATCATCTTAAAAGCCCGTGAAGTTCGAGGCTCAAATTTCAGACAAATATCATATCAATTGCCAAAATCAAACTCTATGCTCATATAATGTGCATAATTataatgtaatttcaataataaattctcaaaaaaaaaaaccacagaTAACGCGCAAACAACGAGGTCACAAACGGCCAATttcacaaaaaattaaaaatacccaCATCAAAAATCTGCCAAAATTCATCTCTGAACCGATAAATAACACAGAAAACTCACCAGAAACGCCAAGATCATAGCCAAAGAGGGACCCTCCAAGGGCGGCTACCATGCAAGCAAAGATGAAATAACCAGTAATCTTGTACTCATAGAGATGAGCCCTCTTGACAGGCCCCGTGTCCCCGAATCCACCGCCCGCCATTGCTCAAACTCACCGGAGAACTTTTCGCCGTCGCGCTTGACAGATGAATGCAACCGGGAGGTAGGTATTCAGAGCATGCCCTGCTCCACTCGTCAATGGGAAAACAGGGAAGGAAGCAGTGACAGCGAATTAAGTAGACTTTAAATACTCAATGTCAAGGTCAAATCCCAAAAGATGAGGATGATGAATCCAATTTGAATCTGAGCGGTTTGGTGGACGATTGTTTTGAAATTTGAGCATTTAAAGAGATTCACCGAATCATGATTTTTTTTCTCTTCCCTGcagttgaaaagaaaaaaaaaaatcttaacaaTAAGATGTGACCATTTAAAACCCCTATTTTTAAAAcacaaaattgattttttttaaaattttaaaattatgtttgcctattttttttttaaagaaaatatgaaattgatgaactaattttaattttaaaatttcaaaaaataactttctaacttcttctttttttcaaaaattgattaAAAATTTGATATTTGTAATAATCTGTTTTTCAATTATTGTTTTCCTTTAAAGGTATTTCATAAAAGCCCTTTAAAATTTATGAGCAATCATTTAATAAAAAGTTCTAAAATAGGTAATACGCATTCAATTATACTCGTTTTAAGAATTGATTTCATCtcatctcaaaatatatatttttataattattttttaaaaataaaataagaacgTGACATCATAAAATGCTCATGCTTGCGTGTATCCATGAAtaatatacaaaaaaataaaatcattttttaaaacaatatgataacaataatataaaataaaggGCTTGTGAAATTTTAGGGCTtgtgaaattttaactatataaAGCACACACATTTGAGTGTGCCTAACCATTAGTATTTTTTCTAGGTCAATGCATAACGTAtgaatgaattattttttaaaaagcatCCGTActtctatttttttaatatcatgcttAGGTGGAAACTTTGAATTTTCAGAACCATTGACTGACCCTAATCCAAATAATTGGAAGACGAATCAAAAAACTAGAGATGGGATGAGAGGATATGACTCATTTGCATTTATCCAAATTGCAAATTGGATAGGCCTGTCGTTTGGACTGTTTAATTGAGGAATTTTAGTCTGAGTAGTGCGTGAGTAGATCCAATTGAGCTGACAGCTATAGACACCACTGTGCATTTAAAGCTCTCCCCTGTTTTCCATTTCCGTGATGCTGCAATTACGTCAAAACTTTGAACTATACTAATCATAAGTTGCAGTGATAAGATTTGTGGTAATAAAAATTATTGAACCCTGTTAAGTACATGTATGAAATCTGatatgatatttatttatatgtAAAATTAAATACAAAGATAATTAGCATGTTGTTTGAGATGTTATAATTGACATCAAACTCATCCACAAATCTTTGGAATTTTCTAAAATTGACATTGCCGCACAAAACACTCTTAGTATAATTAGTAAAGAAAAAACGTTCGGCGACTTGTTGACATAAAAGTAAGGGTGGCAAAATAGGTCGAAACCCGATGAGTGACCCATTGTTGAATTATAAAGTTATTTCTAATATTCAAAATCCAACATAGGGattgtactattcatatggtggttgtactatttatatggtggctgcactattcatttggtggctgcaCAAGTTTAAAAAGGTTGTTatactattcatttggtggttgcacaagtctacaaaggtggttgcactattcatttgacAGCTTGGAAAATGAGGCTTACAAAactcctataaatagggaagtggtggtgaaggaaGATACTCATCCCAAGCATCTCTAACTCCACCTTTAGAGAGTATCTCTATTATAGCCtgtgtttctagtttctcctaatttgagagaagttgtatcattatttttcatagtggattccttctactattgcccgtggtttttccctcgatttgtttggggattttccacgtaaatcttggtgtcaattcctattttctcatttcttatttcatTTGTGTGATAttgttcctacccattcaatttcctaacagtggtatcagagccttgggttGTGGCCTTTGGGTTGGGGTTATTATTCACGGTTACTATTCACACGTGTCACCGAATACTTTTCCAGTATTGTGAACATATACGTAATTTGTTCAAGTATACAGTTCCATTCATTTACGATACTGTTCACATATACGGTATTAATTACAATGAAAAAGTGGGAGCCGATTTAGTGGAGGAGCAGATCTTATCTACTACAATGGCAGCAAAGTACAAAATTGAGAAGTTCAATGGGGGTAATTTCTCCctttggaaattgaagatgaaggCGGTCTTGAGAAAGACAATTGCTTAGCGGCAATTGGAGACAGACCAACAAGGATAACTAACGAAAAATGGAACGAGATGGATGACAATGCAGGGCTAATCTTCATCTAGCATTAGCAGATTCGGTGTTATCAAGCATTGCAGAGAAGaagtcagcaaaagaaatttgggatgcgcTGACGAAGCTCTATGAGgtaaatgttagctttggtgcaatcccaagagggggggtgaattggatatttaaaatttatcgcctaggttaaaccaagtAAACAGTATTACtaaacctagggtttgtttatgcaaatgtaaacctaatcattcacaatataacatacacgtgcaacaagtaaattgcgaaaatgtaaatgaacacgcacgatatgttatcgaggttcggccaacagtgcctacgtcctcgcctctaactcgcaagccagaggattccactaatagctcacttaaaggtggagtggcaccgtttacaaccatgtcaaattaacacagggctgacctcaaccttaaccaggtcaattagcagggctgacctcaacctacacgccttaacaggacgacgcacttagctttcttaaccgggtctaagacaatctgggactattccagggctagtctccctcttcagacccgtgcctagaaatacaatagatttgaaatctaatcaaatggtacagtgattgtgctttcgtgtaaagcatatatgtacccagttacgcacagtataatcaatacactaccaaaagataggatttgataagctcgatgtaATCTAAGTGTTtattctcaaatatttatgcaaaaataaaaatcagtgcgtgagagtgtaaatggtatgatctttgtgtcaaaatagtatttcaatcacaatgcacaaacaaagatcacaagcacacttcaaatatctcaacaaataatatttctcaatataaaccacaagaaatattcaaagatggtttgcaaaaatatttatttgatctttgtattaagaagatattctcaatcaaaaagtatagtaacaaagatcttcagcacacaagcaaatatctcaaaatatttttatcaagataaatcacaagagatatttgaaaaacgatttgtaaaatatttttcccaaccaaaactcaatatgaattcttgagtatcgcaatgaaaatgcaaaactcagaagcccaaggaagttttcctatggaaggcttatttatgaagccccctaggagaacttgtagcttactctctatgaaatatagatcacaaataaaacaatcaaaag
This window of the Malania oleifera isolate guangnan ecotype guangnan chromosome 6, ASM2987363v1, whole genome shotgun sequence genome carries:
- the LOC131158054 gene encoding sugar transport protein 14; its protein translation is MAGGGFGDTGPVKRAHLYEYKITGYFIFACMVAALGGSLFGYDLGVSGGVTSMDDFLKEFFPKVYRRKQEHLKETDYCKYDNQILTLFTSSLYFAGLVSTYAASHVTRNKGRRASILVGSISFFLGAILNAAAVNISMLIIGRILLGVGIGFGNQAVPLYLSEMAPAKIRGAVNQLFQLTTCLGILIANLINYGTEQIHPWGWRLSLGLATVPATLMFIGGVFLPETPNSLVEQGKLDEGRKILERVRGTTNVDAEFADLVDASNAARAIKHPFKNLLQRKNRPQLIIGALGIPAFQQLTGMNSILFYAPVIFQSLGFGSGASLYSSVMTSGALVLATFISMAFVDKFGRRAFFLEAGAEMICCMVAVAITLALKFGQGVVLPKGIGVFLVLLICIFVLAYGRSWGPLGWLVPSELFPLETRSAGQSVVVCVNLLFTALIAQCFLVSLCHLKYGIFLLFAALVVIMSTFIYLLLPETKQVPIEEVVFLWQNHWFWKRIVGDARGEELRQQQQGKPVGSV
- the LOC131157862 gene encoding CRS2-associated factor 1, chloroplastic, with translation MALKITITIPFPLFLPLKPTNFPHRRRPPTEIRLSRWNNANAQKFIQRERAQKEIEDEIRLHKRFDSALKIANIPDDASPSASDAPASPSASDAAAAAATTTHPPQFKSIGTPSSPSRPSIPGKFSKYSKPPKPDTVHPAFRHTARVRKLSIPEAMEKAQNSQSAISVGQTGVSYVMPGAPFEFQYSYTETPKVKPLKLREPPYAPFGPSTMPRPWTGRRPLPPSKKKLKEFDSFQLPPPHKKGVKPVQAPGPYLPGSGPRYVRTREEILGEPLTKEEIRELVLGCIRSKRQLNIGRDGLTHNMLDNIHAHWKRRRVCKIKCKGVCTVDMDNVRQQLEEKTGGKIISGKGGVIFLFRGRNYNYRSRPRFPLMLWKPVTPVYPRLVKKAPDDLTLEEAAEMRRKGSKLTPICKLGKNGVYCNLVSTVREAFEECELVRINCHGMNRSDYHKIGAKLKDLVPCVLISFAYEHILMWRGRDWKSSFPKSENGNKEVKESEIDSVTSIQLHPEGQEGSASLGPDTSTNDVSRDAVFTSVSNTGGENVGIGESEDLPSEGNGKPFAGTPGVTSVECTSISDTTSDEAACSNEPEAREKSSESKTIEASPGFSDDSSAAISVGSASMIEINGSAENALECSQDLNKPTNLSLPCMEGVVELWKQALETGSAVTLDAACLDADIVYERAVVLAKSAPPGPVFMHKPKKVAVQKPERQETEDLDVEEVTMVPEKRESDMRRESEKKNSRKQKTKDFKYYSNVVPQGSLGVDELAKLLA